Proteins encoded by one window of Bacillus sp. DTU_2020_1000418_1_SI_GHA_SEK_038:
- the yidD gene encoding membrane protein insertion efficiency factor YidD, producing the protein MLKKILLGLIRFYQIVISPLKPPTCRFYPTCSHYGLQSIKRFGAIKGGWLTIKRIVKCHPFHPGGFDPVPEKQLKK; encoded by the coding sequence TGATTCGCTTTTATCAAATAGTCATCTCGCCGTTAAAACCGCCAACTTGCCGATTTTACCCTACATGTTCTCATTATGGACTCCAATCAATCAAACGTTTTGGGGCTATAAAGGGAGGATGGCTAACAATTAAACGAATTGTTAAATGCCACCCCTTCCATCCAGGTGGGTTTGATCCTGTTCCGGAAAAACAGCTGAAAAAATAG
- a CDS encoding carbonic anhydrase: MRLIDEILTFNQQFVDEKQYEEFTTTKFPNKRMVLLTCMDTRLVELLPRALNLRNGDVKIVKNAGALVTHPFGSIMRSLLVAVYELQAEEVLIIGHHDCGMSGMKPDYILEKMRKRGKSEQALDTISYAGVDVKEWLKGFDNVEESVAHSVRMVKKHPLMPNDIPVHGLVIEPGTGKLEVVVNGYEG; the protein is encoded by the coding sequence ATGAGATTAATTGATGAAATCTTAACCTTTAATCAGCAATTCGTAGATGAAAAACAGTATGAAGAATTTACGACAACTAAATTTCCCAATAAGCGCATGGTTTTATTAACATGTATGGATACGCGCCTCGTAGAGCTGCTGCCAAGAGCGCTGAATTTGCGCAATGGGGATGTAAAAATTGTTAAAAATGCTGGAGCGCTTGTTACCCATCCGTTTGGGAGTATTATGAGAAGCTTACTAGTAGCTGTCTATGAGCTTCAAGCAGAAGAAGTTTTAATTATCGGGCATCATGATTGCGGGATGAGCGGAATGAAGCCTGACTATATTTTGGAAAAAATGAGAAAGCGCGGCAAGTCTGAACAGGCTTTAGACACAATTTCTTACGCTGGAGTAGATGTTAAGGAATGGCTAAAAGGCTTCGATAATGTTGAAGAAAGTGTTGCCCACAGTGTCCGTATGGTAAAGAAGCATCCATTAATGCCGAATGATATCCCCGTACATGGACTGGTCATTGAACCAGGAACAGGAAAATTAGAAGTAGTAGTGAACGGGTATGAAGGCTAG
- a CDS encoding metal ABC transporter solute-binding protein, Zn/Mn family produces MKKIFLFFLTLSLLLSGCAAGEEKVKEKESDTLTVYTTVYPLQYFSKRIGGNYVETKTVYPPGSDEHTFEPTQKDMMKLADADLFIFIGLGLEGFVEKAKEILKGEDVQMVAAGEIVHLDPTIKTDNDHEDHHDEEGNHEEHHHEDDGHNHGDIDPHVWIDPVYAKDLAEATKNALIEKMPEHKEEFNDNYDELIKELDQLDNDFKRIVDQAKHKEIIVSHSAFGYWEKRYGIEQISVSGLNSSNEPSQKQLEKIITKAKEHDLKYVFFEQNVSSKLTEIIQKELGAEPLYLHNLSVLTDKDINDNSTYFSIMNENLKALEKALN; encoded by the coding sequence ATGAAAAAAATATTTTTATTCTTCCTAACCCTTAGTTTATTATTATCAGGATGTGCGGCAGGTGAGGAAAAGGTAAAGGAAAAAGAAAGCGATACATTAACAGTTTATACAACTGTCTATCCCTTACAATATTTTTCTAAACGGATTGGCGGAAATTACGTTGAAACGAAAACCGTGTATCCACCGGGATCTGATGAACACACATTTGAACCTACACAAAAGGATATGATGAAATTAGCAGATGCAGACTTATTTATTTTCATTGGACTCGGCTTAGAAGGCTTTGTAGAAAAGGCAAAGGAGATTTTAAAGGGCGAGGACGTTCAAATGGTCGCAGCTGGGGAAATTGTGCACCTAGATCCTACTATCAAAACAGATAACGATCATGAAGACCACCATGATGAGGAAGGAAATCACGAAGAGCACCACCATGAAGATGATGGTCATAACCATGGGGATATTGATCCGCATGTATGGATTGATCCTGTTTATGCAAAGGATCTAGCGGAAGCAACAAAAAATGCACTTATTGAAAAGATGCCTGAACACAAAGAAGAATTTAACGATAATTATGACGAACTAATTAAAGAGCTAGATCAATTGGACAATGACTTCAAAAGAATTGTTGATCAAGCAAAGCATAAAGAAATAATTGTTTCACATTCTGCATTTGGCTACTGGGAAAAACGCTATGGGATTGAGCAAATCAGTGTATCAGGGTTAAATTCGTCTAACGAACCTTCTCAAAAACAGCTGGAGAAAATTATTACTAAAGCTAAAGAACATGATTTAAAATATGTGTTCTTTGAACAAAATGTAAGCTCTAAATTAACGGAAATCATTCAGAAGGAACTCGGTGCTGAGCCACTTTATTTACACAATCTTTCTGTCCTGACAGATAAAGATATCAACGATAATTCAACTTACTTTTCCATTATGAATGAGAATTTAAAGGCACTCGAAAAAGCACTAAATTAG
- a CDS encoding DUF1540 domain-containing protein, with the protein MAKDVLCEVNNCSYWEKGNRCAAEQIYVVSHKGKTADNSQETDCKTFEPSFE; encoded by the coding sequence GTGGCTAAAGACGTATTATGTGAAGTTAATAACTGTTCATACTGGGAAAAAGGAAATAGATGTGCAGCAGAGCAGATTTATGTAGTCAGCCATAAGGGGAAAACAGCTGATAATAGTCAAGAAACCGATTGTAAAACATTTGAACCATCGTTCGAATAA
- a CDS encoding o-succinylbenzoate--CoA ligase, with protein MMDKMQNILIKRAFLTPDRPAFHFEERTYTFSEAYDKAYTIAGQLTTHGLQKGQFAGVLLSNHVDTVFIYLALHLLGVKAVILNNRLTPSELEWQMQDSESEFLITEKKFSNTVNLMKGILSDVTIIEKEMLFNSPASDPSIIEEINLNDICTIMYTSGTTGHPKGVLQTYGNHWWSAIGSALNLGLSEQDCWLCAVPLFHISGYSILMRSIIYGMKMVIMEAFDERKAIETIRCEHVTIMSIVSTMLSRLEEELLDERLPTEFRCMLLGGGPAPKALLEKCKHKQIPVYQTYGMTETSSQIVTLSPEYSMSKLSSAGKVLFPSQLKIIRSDGEKAEPNEAGEILVKGPNVTIGYLNREEETKKKLVNGWLSTGDIGTLDQEGFLYVLDRRSDLIISGGENVYPAEIESVLVSHPNITDAGVIGIKDKQWGEVPAAFVVKNKEMIAEEILEFCHQKLAKYKVPKKIHFLEAIPRNASKKILRRELRKLIED; from the coding sequence ATGATGGATAAGATGCAGAATATTTTAATAAAAAGGGCCTTTTTAACACCAGATAGGCCTGCTTTTCATTTTGAAGAAAGAACTTACACCTTTTCCGAAGCTTATGATAAAGCCTATACAATAGCAGGTCAATTAACGACTCATGGGCTTCAAAAAGGACAGTTTGCAGGGGTATTGCTAAGCAACCATGTAGACACGGTTTTCATTTATTTAGCCTTACATTTACTTGGTGTGAAGGCGGTTATATTAAATAATCGTTTAACCCCTTCAGAATTAGAATGGCAAATGCAGGATTCGGAATCGGAATTTCTGATTACGGAAAAGAAATTTTCGAATACGGTTAATCTGATGAAAGGGATTCTTTCAGATGTAACGATTATTGAAAAAGAGATGCTGTTTAATTCACCTGCTTCTGATCCAAGTATTATTGAAGAAATAAATTTAAACGATATATGTACGATTATGTATACTTCAGGAACGACAGGGCATCCAAAAGGTGTGCTTCAAACATACGGCAATCATTGGTGGAGTGCAATCGGCTCAGCGCTAAATCTTGGGCTCTCTGAGCAGGATTGTTGGCTGTGTGCAGTGCCGTTATTTCATATTAGCGGCTATTCGATTCTAATGCGCAGCATCATCTATGGAATGAAGATGGTGATTATGGAAGCCTTTGATGAAAGAAAGGCAATAGAAACCATCCGATGTGAACATGTAACGATTATGTCCATTGTCAGCACGATGCTTTCCCGGTTGGAAGAAGAGCTATTAGATGAAAGGCTGCCTACAGAATTTCGCTGCATGTTATTAGGGGGAGGACCTGCCCCTAAAGCTTTACTCGAAAAATGCAAACATAAGCAAATACCCGTTTACCAAACATATGGCATGACAGAAACATCCTCCCAGATTGTAACCCTTTCTCCAGAGTACAGCATGAGTAAACTAAGCTCAGCGGGGAAGGTGTTATTTCCGTCACAGTTGAAAATTATTCGTTCAGATGGAGAAAAAGCGGAACCTAATGAAGCAGGAGAAATCCTAGTAAAGGGGCCCAATGTCACGATCGGCTATTTAAACAGAGAAGAGGAAACAAAGAAAAAGCTAGTCAATGGCTGGTTGTCCACAGGTGATATCGGCACATTGGATCAAGAAGGATTTCTATATGTGTTGGATCGCCGATCGGATTTAATTATTTCCGGTGGTGAAAATGTATATCCTGCTGAAATTGAAAGTGTGCTTGTTTCTCATCCTAATATAACGGATGCGGGAGTGATTGGAATAAAGGATAAGCAATGGGGAGAGGTTCCTGCTGCTTTTGTTGTGAAAAATAAAGAAATGATTGCTGAAGAAATTTTGGAATTTTGCCACCAAAAGCTTGCAAAATATAAAGTACCAAAAAAAATCCATTTCCTCGAAGCTATACCAAGAAATGCCTCGAAAAAAATATTAAGAAGAGAACTGCGAAAATTAATAGAAGATTAA
- the menB gene encoding 1,4-dihydroxy-2-naphthoyl-CoA synthase: MSAVEWIAGRKYEEIIYETYNGIAKITINRPEKHNAFTPRTVSELIDAFAYARDDANVGVIVLTGAGDKAFCSGGDQSVRGHGGYVGDDQIPRLNVLDLQRLIRVIPKPVVAMVKGYAIGGGHVLHIVCDLTIAADNAVFGQTGPKVGSFDAGYGSGYLARIVGHKKAREIWYLCRQYNAQEALDMGLVNTVVPLDQVEEETIKWCEEMLEKSPTALRFLKAAFNADTDGLAGIQQFAGDATLLYYTTDEAKEGRDAFKEKRKPDFGQFPRFP, from the coding sequence ATGTCAGCAGTAGAATGGATTGCCGGACGCAAGTATGAAGAAATTATTTATGAAACATACAATGGAATTGCAAAAATTACTATTAACCGTCCAGAGAAGCATAATGCTTTCACGCCAAGAACAGTATCCGAGCTTATTGATGCTTTCGCTTATGCACGTGATGATGCAAATGTTGGGGTTATCGTTCTAACAGGTGCAGGTGATAAAGCTTTCTGTTCAGGTGGAGATCAGTCTGTACGTGGTCATGGAGGCTATGTTGGGGATGATCAAATCCCGCGCTTGAACGTTCTTGATTTACAGCGTTTAATTCGTGTCATTCCAAAACCAGTTGTTGCTATGGTTAAAGGATATGCGATTGGTGGGGGACATGTTCTCCATATCGTTTGTGATTTAACCATTGCTGCAGATAATGCCGTCTTTGGACAAACTGGTCCGAAGGTTGGAAGCTTTGATGCTGGGTATGGCTCAGGCTATTTAGCAAGAATTGTCGGTCATAAAAAGGCACGTGAAATTTGGTATCTATGCCGCCAGTATAATGCTCAAGAAGCTTTAGATATGGGGCTTGTTAATACAGTTGTTCCGCTTGACCAAGTGGAAGAAGAGACAATTAAGTGGTGTGAAGAAATGCTTGAAAAGAGCCCAACTGCTCTTCGCTTCCTAAAGGCTGCGTTTAATGCAGATACTGACGGTCTTGCTGGTATTCAGCAATTTGCTGGTGACGCAACATTGCTTTACTATACAACAGATGAAGCAAAAGAAGGCCGCGATGCCTTTAAAGAAAAGCGCAAGCCAGATTTTGGCCAATTCCCTCGTTTTCCTTAA
- the menH gene encoding 2-succinyl-6-hydroxy-2,4-cyclohexadiene-1-carboxylate synthase, protein MNFVINGIQYYVDRWGSPDGTPLILLHGFTGSGASWKRFEPYWKNFNVFAVDIIGHGKTDSPEDVSKYDIESVAGDLQTILHKLGIVHTNLLGYSMGGRLALTFSLKYPQLVRKLILESSTPGLKSESEREARRLQDEKLACRIQENGIAEFVDYWENIPLFQSQKMLSEDIRQQIRNERLGNSVLGLSNSLRGMGTGTQSSWWERLHELSFPVLLITGELDTKFCRIAKEMHKTLKDGNLLSIDKSGHAIHVEKPDLFGTIVNEFLSYEKDPKNNPY, encoded by the coding sequence ATGAATTTTGTTATCAATGGCATTCAATATTATGTAGACAGGTGGGGCTCCCCAGATGGGACCCCCTTAATTTTGCTTCATGGTTTCACCGGAAGTGGTGCTTCATGGAAAAGATTCGAGCCTTATTGGAAAAATTTCAATGTTTTTGCAGTTGATATAATAGGTCATGGCAAAACTGACTCTCCAGAAGATGTATCAAAATATGATATAGAATCAGTGGCGGGGGATTTACAAACTATTTTGCATAAGCTAGGAATTGTTCATACTAATTTATTAGGTTATTCCATGGGTGGAAGATTAGCGCTAACATTCTCGCTGAAATATCCTCAACTGGTTAGAAAACTCATTCTGGAAAGCTCAACACCTGGGCTAAAGTCTGAAAGTGAAAGGGAAGCTAGGCGCCTTCAGGATGAGAAGCTTGCCTGTCGAATTCAAGAAAACGGCATTGCGGAATTTGTAGATTATTGGGAGAATATTCCCCTTTTTCAAAGCCAGAAAATGCTCTCAGAAGATATTAGGCAACAAATTAGAAATGAACGTTTGGGAAACTCTGTATTAGGCTTGTCTAACAGTCTTAGGGGAATGGGGACAGGCACTCAATCCTCGTGGTGGGAGAGGCTTCATGAGCTCTCCTTTCCAGTCCTTTTAATAACAGGTGAGTTGGACACTAAATTCTGCCGAATAGCAAAAGAAATGCATAAGACATTAAAAGATGGAAATTTGCTTTCCATTGATAAAAGTGGCCATGCAATTCATGTGGAGAAACCGGATTTATTTGGTACAATAGTAAATGAATTCTTATCGTATGAAAAGGATCCAAAAAACAATCCTTATTGA
- the menD gene encoding 2-succinyl-5-enolpyruvyl-6-hydroxy-3-cyclohexene-1-carboxylic-acid synthase produces the protein MNHQEALTSYIAAFVTELVNNGVEDVVVSPGSRSTPMAMVILEHPELRVHIHVDERSAAFFALGIAKASKRPVAILCTSGTAAANYFPAIVEANVSRVPLIVLTADRPHELRDVGAPQAIDQIHLYGNHVKWFVEMAPPENTIEMIRYARTVCARAASTALQSPEGPVHLNFPFREPLIPILDREDLFEVTERAGGYVGIQPSERTLLNEQFKELGASLQSYKRGIIVCGPIETDGFKAAVINLAEKLQFPILADPISQLRSGSHNGAQIIDTYDTILKNDKAKRVLKPDVIIRFGAMPVSKPLTIFLKENHDVRQFVIDGGAGWRDPGMVSSEMIYCQETRFCQAILPYIKAVKDRSFLEKWVKVNQLTRSCLAKIEEVEELSEGKLFYQLANVLPEGAVLFVGNSMPIRDLDTFFHFNDKSIRIMANRGANGIDGVISTALGAGTCLQPLYLVLGDLTFFHDLNGLIAAKQYDIDINILLINNNGGGIFSFLPQASHPKNFEKLFGTPLDLKFQYAVEMYGGQYDLISDWEHLSSIMNQNKDRSGLKVMEITTNREKNILEHRELWDAVSREISRMLEDEC, from the coding sequence ATGAATCATCAAGAAGCACTAACCTCTTATATTGCCGCATTTGTTACTGAGCTAGTAAATAATGGGGTAGAGGATGTTGTCGTAAGTCCTGGTTCTAGATCTACCCCAATGGCAATGGTTATACTTGAGCATCCTGAACTTCGTGTACATATTCATGTAGACGAACGTTCGGCTGCCTTTTTTGCGTTAGGGATTGCTAAAGCTTCGAAAAGGCCAGTGGCGATATTATGTACTTCCGGCACAGCCGCAGCAAACTATTTTCCTGCTATTGTGGAAGCGAATGTATCAAGGGTGCCATTAATAGTTCTCACGGCTGATAGACCGCATGAATTAAGAGATGTTGGCGCACCACAGGCAATCGATCAAATTCATTTGTACGGAAACCATGTAAAATGGTTTGTAGAAATGGCACCTCCTGAAAATACTATAGAAATGATCAGATATGCACGTACTGTATGTGCAAGGGCAGCTTCTACTGCTCTGCAATCCCCAGAAGGTCCTGTTCATTTGAATTTTCCTTTTAGGGAGCCGCTCATTCCGATATTGGACAGGGAAGACTTGTTTGAGGTAACGGAAAGAGCCGGGGGGTATGTCGGGATTCAGCCAAGTGAACGGACCCTTTTAAATGAACAATTTAAAGAGTTGGGAGCAAGTCTCCAGTCATATAAAAGAGGGATCATCGTTTGCGGACCAATTGAGACAGATGGGTTTAAGGCTGCAGTTATTAATCTTGCTGAAAAACTTCAGTTTCCAATTCTTGCAGACCCGATTTCCCAGCTAAGAAGCGGATCGCATAATGGGGCACAAATTATTGATACATATGATACGATTTTGAAAAATGATAAAGCAAAGCGAGTACTAAAGCCTGATGTCATTATTCGTTTTGGAGCCATGCCCGTTTCTAAGCCATTAACCATATTCTTAAAAGAAAATCATGATGTGCGCCAATTCGTTATTGATGGCGGTGCAGGATGGCGGGATCCGGGGATGGTATCCTCTGAAATGATATATTGCCAGGAAACGAGGTTTTGCCAAGCTATTCTCCCATACATAAAAGCTGTAAAAGATAGGAGTTTCCTTGAGAAGTGGGTGAAGGTCAATCAGTTAACCCGCAGCTGCTTAGCAAAAATAGAAGAAGTAGAAGAATTAAGTGAAGGAAAATTATTTTATCAGCTTGCTAATGTGCTTCCTGAAGGAGCCGTATTATTTGTAGGAAATAGCATGCCTATTAGAGATTTAGACACCTTCTTCCATTTTAATGATAAGTCGATTAGAATTATGGCTAACCGAGGCGCAAATGGCATAGATGGAGTGATTTCAACTGCCCTTGGAGCAGGGACATGCCTGCAGCCGCTTTATTTAGTCCTAGGTGATTTAACGTTTTTCCATGATTTGAATGGATTAATTGCTGCTAAACAATATGACATTGATATTAATATCCTATTAATCAATAATAATGGCGGGGGAATATTCTCTTTTCTTCCACAAGCCAGCCATCCGAAAAATTTTGAGAAGCTATTTGGAACCCCATTGGATTTGAAGTTTCAATATGCTGTAGAAATGTACGGAGGGCAATATGATTTAATTTCAGATTGGGAGCATCTTTCTTCCATTATGAATCAAAATAAAGATAGATCTGGATTAAAGGTAATGGAAATTACAACTAACCGTGAGAAAAATATTCTCGAGCATCGAGAGCTATGGGACGCGGTTTCCCGGGAAATAAGTCGAATGCTGGAGGACGAATGCTGA
- a CDS encoding isochorismate synthase yields the protein MVTITETELKDGILEAIDKAKALSKPVLVSEVQQINPIDPLTFFTAGREAFLGERFFWKDPSDETFIIGMGICNQIQSDQAAGRFFHVEKEWKRFIQNAIIYNRFELDGIGPLMFGGFSFDPIKEKSKLWEKFSDSLFHIPTFMYSEIKGKAYLTTNVLCTQNDDESLIDVIHSERQALFTSLLDIRNDEGHQLNKELEINPEKWKETVRSIVEELKQGSIEKVVLARETRLFFDKHVQVEQVLSQLFNLQRESFIFAFESNGDCFIGASPERLIKKSGKSLFTTCLAGSIGRGKSETEDKQLGEELLNDRKNLIEHQYVVQMIKEAMEESCEEVLLPEKTQLLKTRDIQHLYTPVIGKAKEDTSLLILVDRLHPTPALGGLPKQEAVEKIREVEDLDRGFYGAPLGWLDYKGNGEFAVSIRSGLIQKNEASIFAGCGVVIDSDPDSEYIETKIKFRPMLRALGGINK from the coding sequence TTGGTTACCATAACAGAAACGGAACTAAAAGACGGGATCCTTGAAGCGATTGATAAGGCAAAGGCCTTATCTAAACCAGTATTAGTAAGTGAAGTACAGCAGATTAATCCTATAGATCCTCTTACTTTTTTCACGGCAGGCCGTGAAGCTTTTTTAGGTGAACGTTTTTTTTGGAAAGATCCATCAGATGAAACGTTCATTATTGGGATGGGAATATGCAATCAAATTCAATCGGATCAGGCAGCTGGCCGCTTTTTTCATGTTGAGAAGGAGTGGAAGCGTTTTATTCAAAATGCCATTATATATAACCGGTTTGAATTGGATGGAATTGGTCCTCTAATGTTTGGCGGCTTTTCTTTTGATCCTATTAAAGAGAAATCAAAGCTCTGGGAGAAATTTTCGGATTCACTGTTTCATATTCCGACTTTTATGTACAGTGAAATAAAAGGAAAGGCCTATTTAACAACGAATGTGCTTTGTACTCAAAATGATGATGAGTCTCTTATTGATGTGATTCACTCAGAGAGGCAGGCCCTTTTCACATCTCTATTAGACATTCGAAATGATGAAGGCCATCAATTAAATAAAGAGTTAGAAATTAATCCTGAAAAATGGAAGGAAACCGTTCGTTCCATTGTGGAGGAATTAAAACAAGGCTCAATAGAAAAGGTTGTCCTGGCGAGGGAAACAAGATTATTCTTTGACAAACATGTTCAAGTGGAACAAGTACTTTCACAACTGTTTAATCTGCAAAGAGAGAGCTTTATTTTTGCATTTGAATCTAATGGCGATTGCTTTATTGGGGCATCTCCAGAAAGGCTTATCAAAAAGAGCGGAAAGAGCCTTTTTACGACATGTCTTGCTGGATCAATTGGAAGAGGCAAGTCGGAAACAGAAGATAAGCAGCTTGGGGAAGAATTATTAAATGACCGTAAGAATTTAATTGAGCACCAATATGTTGTGCAAATGATTAAAGAAGCGATGGAGGAATCATGTGAGGAAGTATTATTGCCTGAAAAAACACAGCTTCTAAAAACGAGAGATATTCAGCATCTTTATACGCCTGTCATTGGAAAGGCGAAGGAAGATACCTCTTTACTTATACTAGTTGATCGTCTGCATCCAACACCTGCTTTAGGAGGACTGCCAAAGCAAGAAGCAGTTGAGAAAATTAGAGAAGTTGAAGATTTGGACAGGGGTTTTTACGGTGCACCGCTAGGTTGGCTTGACTATAAAGGTAACGGCGAATTTGCTGTTTCTATTCGTTCCGGCTTAATTCAAAAGAATGAAGCCTCAATTTTTGCTGGCTGTGGAGTTGTAATAGATTCGGATCCAGATAGTGAGTATATCGAAACGAAGATTAAATTTAGACCAATGCTAAGGGCATTAGGAGGAATAAATAAATGA
- a CDS encoding 1,4-dihydroxy-2-naphthoate polyprenyltransferase, translating to MQTQMHTSIPPTNSRDWKVWWQLTRPHTLTAAFVPVLLGTALALQDTSIHFGLFFAMLIASLLIQAATNMFNEYYDFKRGLDNEESVGIGGAIVRDGIQPKTVLKLALGLYGVSILIGVYICMNSSWWLALIGIICMLVGYLYTGGPFPIAYTPFGEIAAGFFMGMLIILISFFIQTGTVTETSILVSIPILILVGAIMLSNNIRDLDGDKKFGRKTLAILLGRKGAIQLLASMFIISYAWVFILIAMNIVSPWLAIVVLSAPKAIKATKGFIGKTIPIQMMPAMKSTAQTNTIFGFLLSIGLFIGYFL from the coding sequence ATGCAAACACAGATGCATACAAGTATTCCACCTACCAATTCTAGGGATTGGAAGGTTTGGTGGCAGCTGACAAGACCTCATACTCTTACCGCTGCTTTTGTACCAGTATTACTTGGAACGGCCTTAGCTCTTCAGGATACAAGCATTCATTTTGGATTGTTTTTTGCCATGTTGATTGCTAGCTTGCTAATACAAGCTGCAACGAATATGTTTAATGAATACTACGATTTTAAAAGAGGTCTCGATAATGAAGAATCTGTTGGGATCGGTGGAGCTATTGTTCGCGATGGCATACAGCCAAAGACAGTTCTTAAGCTGGCCCTGGGTTTATATGGTGTTTCGATCTTAATTGGAGTATACATTTGTATGAACAGCAGCTGGTGGTTAGCTTTGATCGGGATCATTTGTATGTTAGTAGGCTATCTTTACACAGGAGGTCCATTTCCAATTGCGTACACCCCATTTGGTGAAATTGCAGCTGGATTTTTCATGGGCATGCTGATTATTCTCATTTCGTTCTTTATTCAGACTGGAACGGTAACGGAAACAAGTATTTTAGTGTCGATCCCTATTTTGATTCTTGTCGGTGCTATAATGTTATCTAATAATATTCGTGATTTAGACGGCGATAAAAAGTTTGGCAGAAAAACACTGGCGATTTTATTAGGAAGAAAAGGCGCCATTCAATTGCTTGCAAGTATGTTTATTATTTCTTATGCATGGGTTTTCATTCTTATTGCCATGAACATCGTCTCACCTTGGTTAGCTATTGTTGTTCTAAGTGCCCCGAAAGCGATTAAAGCAACGAAAGGTTTTATTGGTAAAACAATTCCTATCCAGATGATGCCTGCAATGAAGTCAACTGCCCAAACGAATACGATTTTTGGATTTTTATTATCCATCGGTTTATTTATTGGTTATTTTTTATAA
- a CDS encoding TraR/DksA C4-type zinc finger protein — protein MLSSEQLNQLMRQLEEEKTSLESQLHGNKEGSLEGVNARETVGELSAYDNHPADMGTELFDRTKDFALEEHHDSQVNKINAALEAISSGSYGKCTVCGEDIPFERLEVVPYTLYCKEHSPEQIVPGDRPVEEDVLEPAHGNTFQHHQFREVVDNEDSFQEVARYGTSETPSDLRGDYEDYNSLYNEGHDDEGFTEDYETFIGNNIEGTDRIIYPSKKHEEYEAMLDEVGTDTPYGDLHYRRTDGYVADEE, from the coding sequence TTGTTATCGTCTGAACAACTCAACCAATTAATGCGTCAATTAGAAGAGGAGAAAACATCTTTAGAATCACAGCTTCATGGAAATAAGGAAGGCAGTCTTGAAGGTGTAAATGCAAGAGAAACAGTTGGAGAGTTATCTGCTTATGATAATCACCCTGCAGACATGGGAACTGAATTATTTGACAGAACAAAGGATTTTGCTCTTGAGGAGCATCACGACTCCCAGGTAAATAAAATAAATGCCGCCTTAGAGGCTATTAGTTCAGGTTCTTATGGGAAATGTACAGTATGTGGCGAGGACATCCCATTCGAAAGGCTAGAGGTTGTCCCTTATACCCTATATTGTAAGGAACATAGTCCAGAACAAATTGTGCCAGGTGACCGCCCAGTGGAAGAGGATGTACTTGAGCCAGCACACGGAAATACCTTTCAGCATCACCAGTTCAGAGAGGTTGTCGATAATGAAGACAGCTTCCAGGAGGTTGCCCGCTACGGCACTTCTGAAACCCCGTCCGATCTTAGAGGTGATTATGAAGATTATAATTCCCTTTACAACGAAGGGCATGATGACGAAGGCTTCACAGAGGATTATGAAACCTTTATTGGTAATAACATTGAAGGGACAGACAGGATCATTTATCCTTCGAAAAAGCATGAAGAATACGAGGCCATGCTCGATGAAGTCGGCACCGATACACCATATGGTGATTTGCACTACCGGCGTACAGATGGATATGTAGCGGATGAAGAATAA